GCCGCGATCAATACGATCATCAGCGGCACCGCCTGCAGCAATTGCAGGTGGCCGATATAAGGGTTACCGGGGAACAGGCTGGCTTCGGGATTGGCCAGGCCGTCGACGAAGTATTTGAGAATGTAGGCGAGCATCGGCTGGGTGGATGCAAAGATAAGAAAGCCGACAATGCTCAAGCAGAAAAGGCCAATGTACGGCCGCACATAGGTCAATAGACGAAAGTAAATCGCCAGGGTCGTTTTAGCTTGAGGATCAGGACTGCTCATGGGAATCCGCACGAAAAAATTAGGCGGGCATGGTAGCACAACCCATATTTGTCGACCCCTGCTGCGACCCAAGCGGGGCTGACTCGGGTAACATGCCGCATTTGTTCAGGTAAGTATGCCGATGCACCCATTGGAACACAGCGCCTATCTGGCTTTGCGAGAAAACGCCACCGTGCTGGAAGCGGACGGATCCGGGGACAAGGTTCTGTTGCTTGAGGACGGCACTATTCTCAAGCTGTTCCGCCGCAAGCGCCTGCTCAGTTCGGCCTTGTTGTTTCCTTACGCGCAACGCTTCGCTGACAACATCGACGCGCTGAAAAAGCGCGGTGTCCCCTGCCCGGACGTCATCGCTACTTACCGGATTTCCAGCATCAGCCGCGATGCGGTGCGTTACACACCGCTGCCTGGGCTGACCATCCGGCAAGTGCTCAAGCAAAGCGGTGAAAACGCGCCATTACGGGCCGAGCTGGGAACGTTCATTGCCAACTTGCACGACCGCGGTGTCTATTTCCGCTCGCTGCACTTGGGCAACGTGATCCTTACTCCTGAGTCAAAGCTGGGCCTGATCGACATCTCTGACATGAAGTGCCAGCGACGGGCGCTGAGCGAATCCAAGCGGCTGCGTAATTTCCAGCACCTGCTCCGCTATAAGGAAGACCGCGCGTGGCTGGTCGACAGCGATGCGGGAGCAGCTTTTGTCTCTGCTTACACCCGCGGCCGAAGCCCGCACTTTACGACGCGTCTCCAGGCGCTGCTTGACTAGAGGCGGCACTAAGGCCGGCGAGCTCGGCGCCCAGTAATTCGTCGAGGCGCTGCAGCGTGATTTTGGGGATGACACGCTCCGGCATTCGACTTACGGCGGACAGGTTGAACACTTGCATGCCGGTTCTGGGCAGAATCCTGCGGGCCATCAGGGTGAAGCTGGGCAGGATGTACTGTTCGAAATCTTCATCCAGGCTGCTGGGCAAAGCCGCCGCGCCCTTTTCATAAAACCGCCCCCCGCTCTGGCGCAGGTCCATTCCGACGACGAAGACCTGGCGAAACCCCAAATGACAGGCCAGCTGCAGCGCACCGAAGGGGATCGTGCGGCTGCCAAAATAGCCTCGCTTCAGGTTCAGGCTGAAGCCGATGCGATTCGGCTTGCGACGCAGCAGCGAGAAGTCTGATATGAGCTCCTCGTCATGACGGATTGACCATGCGTAGGCGCGGTCTGACAACACGGCCTTGCCATCCTGGCGGTTGACCCGCTCCAGCAGATAAATCTTTTTGCCATTCAACGCGGTGGCGTCAGCGGCATGGATCGCCTGAAGCACATCCAGACTCATCGCCAGGTGCTCGCCGTGGGCAACACCCAGCAGCGCCAGCTCAGGCCGACCGATGACGAAGTTCGGGTCGTCACACAGGTAATAGAAAGGCTTTATGCCCTCGTCGACGCAACGCACGATCGAGCCGTTCATGGCGACGACGGGCAGGCTTCGGTAGCGCTGCAGCGGGAACTCGCTGGCTGAAGGCCCGGATGCCAACAAAAACACCGGCCCGGTGGCGGAGTGACGTGAGTGGCCAAAACCCTGCAGACACACTTCTAGATCCCTGCCAAGCAACCAGCGCCGCTCGCCTCGGGTTTCAACCCTCAGCACGTCGCGCCTCCCTGGAGATTGCCACCGCACCGGCCAGGGGCAGCCACAACCATTCCCACACCACATTCGGCGAGCCGACGAAGGTGTGCAGCTCAACGGTCATGACGACACCTGCGGAACAGAGGATCGCCAGCCAAAGCCGCGCGAGCTCAGAGGTCTGTCGAGCGCGCAGCAGGCAGGCGCCGGCATGCAGCATGGTTGCCAGCAGCAATGCCAGACCGACAACACCGAACTGGTACAGAACTTCAAAATACAGGCCGTGTGTATTGCGCACGACTTGCCCGGTCGAGAGGCGTACATCCCCCAATGGCGTGCCCGCGCCAACGCCAAACCACCAATGGCCTGACAGGCGCTCGAACACCGCGGCCCAGACCTCGTTGCGGCCTGTTACACCGCGGGTCTGAACCTCGTAGGCCAGCTCGCTGAACCCGAATACGAGCACCAGCGCCACGATAACGGCGGCAGGTATAAGGATATTGCGGCGCAGCTTTCCGCTGGTCATCGTGCTCAGCAAAACCAGCCCGCCCACCGACGAGGCCAGCCAGGCGCTGCGCGCGAAAGTGAAATAGATATAGATAGCGATAACGGCACAACATACCAGCCAGAGCGCGATCTCTGTACGGCGCCGCGACCGCAATGTCAGCCAGATCCCGCCCAACAAAAACAGACCGTAATTCATGCCGGCCACGATGGTATTACCGAAGTCAGCGACATCCGGAACGCCCGAGCTAGCCAGTAACATCTGGCGATAGCCCAAAACGAAGGCGCCATGGGCGGCGAGGTTGATCATCGAAAACGCTGCAAAGAGCGCGACCACCAGCACCGACAGTTTGAGGATTTTTTCCCAGTCAAAGTTGCCGATCGGCCGCACCAGCCCCACGCCAACGAAAAACACGAGGATGAGTAGAATCCGCCGCATTGACTTCAAGTCGTCGTCCGCCATCACGCTGTTGATGAACAAGTAGGCAAACAGCAGCAATACGGTGCAGACCAGCGGGCTAATGGCAAAAGATCGCCGGCTCATTGCCGGAGCTGCACAGAGGAGTGCTATGACGAGCGCCGCACGGATGAAAGCGGCCCAGGAACTTGACTCACCGGGCCACCAGAATGGCCCCAGGAACAGGATAAGCATCACCACTGCAAGCAGCAAAGCCGCTACGTAGCCCGCACGCGCCGGCAATTTTTTTACCACCATTCCCATCCATATCCTTTGCTATGTAGCGGCGTTTTCAGTGTGATCAGACGCTAATGACCACTGACTGCAGTAATGACTTCAGGTTTCAGAAGTAAGCGCTACAACCTGCGGCAATTGCCAGAACACGGCTTTCACCGCCTCATCGCTAAAGCGATCGTTCAGCCGCTGCAACATGGCCTCGGCGCAGGACTGCCGCAACTCGGCGTCCATACGCGAAAGATGTACCAGCCCTTGAGCCAAGCCATCGACACCACCGAGAGGAAACAGAATGCCCACGCCCTCGACGACCTCTCTGGCGCCGCCACAGGCTGTCGCCAGCAACGGCACGCCTGCAACCATGGCCTCCAGCAAAACCATGCCAAAGGGCTCATGGTCGGAGCTCAACGCGAACACGTCGAACGCCCTGAAGTAGCGGCTGGCCTGAAGCACCTGCCCTGTTAGCAAGACGTGATTGCCAATGCCCAACTCACCGGCCAGATGTTTCAAGTCTTGTTCCAGTCGACCCTGACCGAGAATCACCAGTTGGCTGCCGGCAGGAAGATCAGGCAAGGCCTGCGCGAATCCCTTGAGCAGCGTCGATTGGTCCTTGTCGGGGTGCAGCCGTCCGACATTACCTACCACCCACGCATCCTGGGCCAGCCCCAACGCTTCGCGTGCCTGCTCGCGGGACAGCAATGTGGCGGTCAGTTGATCGACATGGATGCGGTTATAGAGGGTTTGAATCCGATCGGCCGGCCACTTCGGCAGGCATTTACGGATGTCATCGCGCACCGCGTCCGAAACCCCCAACAGGCTCAGGCGCGCGCGGAACATGTTGGCCATGACTTTGCGACTGCGACGGCGGTAATCACCAAACGCATGATGAACACCGATCACCGGCAGCTTGGTCGCAAGCAGGGCAATGTAGGTGGGTTTGAAGCGGTGGGTAATGCAAAAGTGGAAGCTGCGCGAGGCCGCAATCTTGCGCAGATCGCGGATCGCTGCCAGCTTCATGCCGCCGATTGCCTTGGAGCTGTACTCCATGAACAGCACTTCGTCCGACGCGCAACTGGCTGCGACTTCGGCGTCGGCAGCCCCGGTCAGAAAGACCGTGGTGACGCGATAGCCCCGGCCTGCAAACAAGCTTGCGTATTGACGGGCACAGTCAAGAAACGGCCCGTCGTAGCCGTGGCAAAACTGGAGGACATGCCGCTCAGCTGAGCGTGTCATGACTGTCCACACCGTCTTTGACCACCAGAATGTCTTCCATGATCAGGTACTCCAGATCGGAGCCAAAGAACATGTTCAACGCATCGGTAGGCGAACAAATCATCGGTTCGCCACGACGGTTGAGCGACGTGTTGAGCGAGACGCCATTGCCGGTGAGGTCTTCCAGCGCCTTCATCATGTCGTAATAGCGCGGGTTGTACTCGCGCTTGAGCACCTGGGCGCGGGATGTGCCGTCTTCATGCACGACTTCAGGCACGCGGGTTTTCCATTCTTCCGCCACTTCGAACGTGAAGGTCATGAACGGCGCCGGGTGATCGATCTTGATCATCTGAGGAGCGACGGTGTCGAGCATCGACGGGCAGAAAGGCCTCCAGCGCTCGCGGAACTTGATCTGATGGTTGATGCGATCAGCCACGCCGGGGATGCTCGGGCAACCGATGATCGAGCGACCGCCGAGGGCGCGTGGACCAAACTCCATGCGGCCCTGGAACCAGGCCACGGGATTGCCCTCGACCATGATTTTGGCGATGTGCTCGGGGGTGTTGTCGATCTTGCGCCACTTCGGTTTGCTCGGATGGCGGGCGCAGGCGGCGATAACGTCTTCGTTGCTGTAGGACGGGCCGAGGTAGACGTGTTCCATCTTCTCGACCGGTACGCCCCGCGCGTGTGAAACGTAAGCAGCTGCACCCACCGCAGTACCTGCGTCACCGGAAGCCGGCTGGACAAACAGCTCTTTGACATCAGGGCGGGCAATGATTTTCTGGTTTAGCTTGACGTTCAATGCGCAGCCGCCGGCAAAGGCCAGCTTGCCGGTTTCCTTGAGGATGTCGCCCAGGTAGTGGTCGATCATCTGCAGCGAAAGCTTTTCAAACAGCGCCTGCATGCTGGCGGCGTAGTGAATGTACGGCTCGTCGGCAATGTCGCCTTCGCGCTTGGGGCCGAGCCATTCAATCAATTTGGGCGAGAAGTAAAAACCTTTGCCCTTCTCTTTATAACGGCGCAGCCCGATGACGTTGGCGTATTCGGTGTTGATCACCAGTTCGCCATTTTCAAAGCTGGCCAGACGTGAGAAGTCGTATTTGGTGGCGTCGCCATAAGGCGCCATGCCCATGACCTTGAACTCGCCGTCGAGCATCTCGAAGCCGAGGAACTCGGTGATTGCGCCGTACAGGCCACCGAGCGAATCCGGATCGAAGAACTCCTTGATCTTGTGGATCTTGCCGTTTTCGCCGTAGCCGAAAAAGGTGGTGGCGTATTCACCCTTGCCATCGATACCGAGAATCGCGGTTTTTTCTTTGAAACCGGAGCAGTGGTAGGCGCTGGAGGCGTGTGCCAAGTGGTGCTCGACGGGCTCGATCTTGATCTTTTTAGGATCGAAGCCCAGCTGTTCGAGACACCAGACGATCTTGTTGCGATAGCGCTTGTAGCGGCGGTTGCCCATCAAGATCGCGTCAAGCGCGCGATCCGGTGCATACCAGTAACGCTTCGCGTAATGCCAGCGCGCTTCGCCGAACAGGCTGATGGGCGCGAAGGGAATGGCCACGACATCAACGTCGGAAGGCTTGATGCCCGCCTGCTCCAGGCAGAATTTCGCTGATTCGTAGGGCATGCGGTTCTTGGCATGCTTGTCGCGTACGAAACGCTCTTCTTCGGCCGCAGCGACCAGCTTGCCGTCGATGTACAAAGCTGCGGAAGGATCATGGCTAAGGGCGCCGGACAGGCCAAGGATCGTCAATGCCACAGGGGTCTAGCCTCTTAAGTCTGCATGCAGGCATCACGCGCCTGACAAATAAGGTGTGTCTGGCGCAACGGCGGCAGACAGCTAAAGGGCGGGATTATAGCGTAATGGCTTTGGAATGGGTCGCAGGGAATGAAGTCCGTCACAGCCATTGGCCGCGCCTACACGTTTGATCCTCGCCTTGTGCGTTAACTATGTAGCACCACACGTTTCAGCCTTCTGATTGATTTGTGGCTCGACGAACCATCGGGCTCATCGCCCGGCCCTTGCGCGCCCTGCGCGCATCGATCATTCAGGATGCTGTACGCCATGGAAACACTTTCAACCCACTCACCGGCACTTGACCGGCTGACCACGCTGGCAGCGGTACTCGACGCCGAATGTCTGCACCTCCCTGACACAGCCACCTCGCTTGACGCCAGCGCCGATACTCAGCGCATCACGCGGTCCGCGCCGCTGCACCTGGCCAACTCGAGGTTTTGGGAAGCGGTAAGCGCGCGCGATATTTCGCGACGCGAGCTCTTCGTGACCGGCCTGGAGCTCACCCTGCGCGATGACGTATTGCTCAACATCGAAGAGGGCGAGTTGCACCGCGAGTACTCAAGGTGCCTGCCTGGCATGGACGCACAAGAGCACGTGGTGTTCAGCGCGCTTGAATTGCAGGTTGATCCACACACCTGCATTGAGCTTGCGGGTGCCATTATTGCGACTGCTCAGGCGGGCCAGACGTTGCTCTGCCTGCCTGGCCAGTCGGTTGAAGGCTTCGTCTCGCACGAAGCGCTGTTGCAAGCGCTGGCGCGGCGCATCAACCATCCTGTATTACGCCTTCCTCTTTTGCGCTTGATGCACGAAAGCACGCGTCAGGCCTGGCTTGAAATCGGCGCAGGCGGCGACATATTCCCGGAGCCCATCAGCCCCGCTGATTTTCAATTGAGGCCCGTCAAGGGCTCACCCTATGAGCACGCTCTGGATCAGTTGCTGGCGAAGCAACGCGTTGAAATTGATGAGCTGCTTGAGACCGGCGATAATCTCTCGCCTGAAGTCCTCGCGGCACGCCTTGAAGACCGCCTCCGTCAGCCAAAGTCCTGGGGGCCGGAAGCTGTCGTCGCCGCTGCGCAAGATCGCCGGTTTCTGCGAGAGCGGCGCCGTGCCCAGCCCGCCTGGCTGGAAATGGCCAGTGAAGAACAGCGCGAGCGCTACGTTGCCGGTCTGATGGCCTACGAACAGGCGCGCAGTGCGCTGACGAGTGTCATGGGCAGCGCGGCCTGCGCTGAACAATTCGCACGGAGCCATTTGCGCGCGCGATTGGCCAACGATCTGGGCCAGGACATTGACCCCGATGATGTGCTGATAACCACCGAACGCGCGCTGCCACTTACAGAACAACCCTATACGGTCAGCCGTTCGCTGACGCAGCTGGCGCTGTACGGACTGCACCCCGGCGACACCGGGCAGGACTCTGCCTTTCAGGCGCGCACCCGGATCACCTATGCCGGCGAGCCGCTGGAGCCGGAGCTTGCCGGCCTGACACCCTCCTATCTGGCCGACGTCATTAGTGAGCAGGACCTGCGCGCCCGCTTCGGCCCTGCGCAACGTGAGGCGCTCGGCTCGCCGGTCACCCAGCGCATGATGTGCGAAGCAATGCATCTCCAGTTGGTGGCGCAAGCCCGTGGCGCAGAGCTGCAGGGGTACATTCAGCCCGCCGATCTGCTGATGATCGAATCGCTTGACCCACACACCACCGCACCCGCCTCTCCCCACGTTGCCGTTCAGCACATCAAACTCAATGGGCGTGACACCCTCGGCAGCGTATTGGTGTTGCGCAAACTTGATGCAGCGGGGCAGCCGGACGGGTTGCTGATGTTTACGCCGGACAGCCCCCGCGCCCGGAATTTTCAGCGATTCGAGAATGACCGTCAGTTGCTGGTCGAACTGGTGAGCTGGAGCGCGTCGGCTGAACTGACCGGGTTCTTGTTGAACCAAATAAGCGCCGAGAGAAGAGACACGCTGAAACACCAGCTGCAGAATCTGAGCGAAAAGCCCGCACCTATCCCGGACTGGCTCAGCTTCACCACCCTTGCGGATTACAGCACCGGTTTGCGTGCGTTGGTGTCTGCGCGGGTCAAGGTGACGCTTTCAGAGCAACAGCAACACACGCCGCACTGGTTTCTGCGTGCCAGTCCTGAACAGCGCCAGCAAATGGTGGCGGCGGAGGACGCGCTTGTCGGCGCCGCAGACCTTTACACATCCGCCGCGCGCACCCAGGCGATCGACTTCAATAGTTATATGCACCAGACCGCTCGCCAACAGCTCAGTCAGCTGCTGGGGGTGGCTCCCGGAACCGTCGACCCGGACCGAATCATTGTTCGCACGCCGCGGGAAACTCTTTCGTACACACAGCTGCTGCGCGACGGTTACGACGATTCGATTGGCCTTCTCAACGCGTCTGCCGATACGACGGCCAGCTTCTACGGCCCGGAAGGAGTGGATCTCTCGCCGCTAAGCCCGGAGAACGTCGCCGCATCGGTTCGCGGTCAGTGGGTGGCCGATCAGTACATCGCGATGATTCGAGGGCAACTCCTGGACCCCACCAACGAAGGCTACGCCTGGAGCCGCCGGCACAGCCTGCTGTTGACTCAACTGCAAATGCGCGCGGATGCGCTGCGCAGTTTTCTCGAAGGGCACATCGACGCATCGCAGCTGGATTGGCTGACCGGCTCTGTCCTCAATATGCATCACAAGAGCCCGGCGGAGCGGCTGCGCTACCCGGTTTATCCGCTACGCGTGAATGTGCAGGCGGGAATCACCGGCGTCCCGGCAGAAATTATCCACGGCTGCTTTCTGCTGCGGCCGCCCGAAGCAAAAACCCTGGATCAGGTGTTGCTGTATACACCGCAGGCCCCGGATGGCCGCGCGTTTCGCCCTCTGACGGCGTTCTCCAACACGTTGCTGAGCGAGGGCATGGGCGACTACTACCTGAGCCGGGCGCGACTAAAAGCCGGCATGCCGCTGGCGTTCGCGTTCGCTGATTTGAAACACGGCAAAGGCCGCAAGCCCTCACTGCCAAGGGAGCCGTTTCGTGATCTGTACGACGTGTGCTTTAACCAAGTGATCGAGCGCAGAATTCGGGATGTTCAGGACACCGAAAAGGGTCGCGCCGACATGCTCGCGCGGCAATTGTGGGGCGGCTTCGAGCTCATCGCCACTGCCGTGACCCTGCCCTTCCCGCCGGCCAGTTTCGCAGTCGGCATGCTCATCGCCGGCGTTGACGGCTATCGGGCCTTGAGCGCACTGAGCGAGCGGGATCACGCTGCCGCCAGCGTTCATGTGCTCAGCGTCTGGCTCAATGCGGCGGGCGCGGCGGGCGATCTTCACAGCGGGATCAAAGGGCTCGGCGGCGTGCTGAAAGAACTGGCCGGGCCGGGAAAAGCGGGTCGGCGCGTGCGTTCCATTCCCCAGCCCACCGATGAAACGCTGCGGCCCGTCGTGGTGGAGAACACCTTGTTCTGGGCGGGGCAACCCTCGGGCAACCGCCACGTCCCGCTTTACCGAACTCAGGCGCTGCTTCCGGAGACGCTTCAGCCTACCGGCCACTACGCGCGCACGGATGCGAGCGGCATATGGCACGCGTTGCAGCAAGACACCCCGCCGGTTCCAGGCAACGACGTCGCTCACCTGCCCAGCGGTTACGCAGTCAATGTTTCGCTGAAAGAAGCCGTAGTCCACGCCAGCGAACACGGTCGTGGGGTCAAGGTCCTGCGTGGAAACTGCTACGTCTCTTTGCATGGCCAGATATTCCAGGTGCAGTACGACCCAGGGCTGAGCACCTGGCAGATCATCGACCCGCGCAACCCGTTCGCTTTTTTCGGCAGGCAACCGGTTCGCCTTGATAGCCAGCGGCAATGGCAACTGCTTGAGCCTGCCCGGCTAAAAGGCGGCGTCCTGCCCGCATTTCACCGCTTGGGCGAGACGCCCGCGGGCCCCACAACCGCAGTGGGTGACATTAGCGATTACGAGATGCCGGAATCGCTGCAGCGTTATATCTTTGGCATCGTCAGCCCCCGCCAGGCTGAGCGCTTCGAGGAGGGACCGTTTGGGCTTCGGGAGTTTTTCGACGCGGTGTTCAAGACGGGGCGCTCGACCTATAAGGCGTTGCGCGAAAATCTGTATCGCGATGCCAGGATGTTTTTCGAGCAACCGTGGCTCCCCGGCAAGCCTGCGTTGCCCGTGCTGGAAGAAGGCATCACGGTGCCGGACTTCTTCAAGGTCGCTCTGGAAACATCCAACGGGCTGGTGATTGGCGAGGCCCCTACCTCTGTCGCCAGCAAACAGATGCTGATCGACAACATGTCTTCGCTGGCCGAGCAGAAGGTTGAGGTGTTGTACATCGAGCACCTGGAGACCGACCAACACCTTCACAAACTGCAGAAGTACAGGGCGTTGGGTAACCGGACACGCAGCGGCTCGCACATGATCAAACATCACCTCGACACAGTGAACGACGGCGCGCTGAAAAACGGCAGCGACAAACATGACTATTACCACTTGATCAAAACCGCTCACCGCCATGGCATCGAAGTGCGGCCCTTCAGCTCATCCGTCAGTTATGACTATGCCGACAACGAAGTGGCTTCTGCGCTGAACGACTCGCTGGCGACGCAAAAGATGGCCGTGTTTTTCGGCAACAAGATCATCAGCCAGGACGTCCAGGCGCATCCCTCCAGACGCTGGATTGCGCTGCTTGACCACCGGCTCGCCAATACCCGGCATCGGCAGCCCGGGATCAGTGAGTTGCAAGGCGTATTGAGCCTGCGCGTTGAAGACGGCGCACGGGGCGGACCCATCCGGATTGCTGCCGACACCGATACCGTGAACCGTGCCGCATCCCGCGCCGACTTCATCGCTCAGGTCGGCAACCCGACCCTCAGCGAAGCCGCCGGTGCCGCTGCGCAGGTCAGCCCGTCAAACACCTCACTGGACGGAGCGCTGCAGCTCTTACTTGAAGGGCGTCCAAACTCGCAGTGGGGGATCGACCCCCAACGCCGCGCGTTCGTTTCCCCTTCCCGCAACGACACAAACCCCTATGTCGGTGATCACGGTTTCGACCTGAACCCGGGCGGGCACTGGACCCGTGCCGATGCGGCGTCCTGGGTCGATGAATACCCGCTGGGTGCGATCCAGCAATCATTGATCGACAGCCACTATCAGTTGCCGGTGCACATGAGGACGGTCTTTCATGACTTGGCCCATTTCCGCCATCGTGGCCTGAACCCGGATTACTTTTTTGTCGAAAGCCATCTGCTGGAGGTCCGGGACGCGTTCTTCACAATCGCCAAAGAGCTGCAGATAGACGCCCGCTCTGTACTCACGACGGCGCTGCCGGAGCGGGTGATCCTTCCTCAGGTCAAAGCCGAGACGCCACTGAGCATGGTGATCGAAGAGCTGTACGAAAACACCTCGGGGCTGGTGGTCGGTGAAACGCATTCGGCGATAGCCAGCAAGCGCTTCATTCTCGACCACATGGAACATCTCGCCCGGCAGGACGTGAAGACGCTGTACATGGAGCACTTACTGACCGACATCCACCAGACCGACCTTGACCGCTTCGCCGACACCGGAGCGATGAGCAAGCGCCTGCTGCACGACCTCAAGCACCTGGACAAAGGCTTCGGCACTGACCCCTCGGGCGTCTATTCATTTGAGAACCTGGTGGTTCAGGCCAGGCGGCATGGCATTGAGATCCGCGCCGTGGATTGCGCCGCCAGTTATTACATTCGCCACGTGCCGACCAATTCCGACACCACCCGCCAGCAAGTGCTGAGCTACTTTGCCTCACGCACGATGCGCAGGCATCAACAGGTCATGGGTTCACACAAATGGATTGCGCTGGTGGGTGAATCCCATGCCAATACGTTCAAAAACAGCGTGCCCGGGATTGCCGAACTGGAACGAGGCATTGGCGTGCGGGTAGTGGATGTGGCCCCGGGACAGGGTCAAGGCATCACGATCGATCCGGGCGAGCTGGTGCTTGGCGGCATAGGACAGGAGCGGGTAGCGGTGAAGAATGATTTCCGTATCCAGATCGAATTGCCTGCGCGACCCCAGCTGGCGATTCCGGTGGAGGCCAGGCTGCACAACCCGGGCATGTTCCTCGTCGACGCGTCCAATCCGTTACAGCCGACCGTCATTCACCGGGCAAGGGATTTGACGCTCAAGGAAACACCCGTGCGATATGACCCTGCGGGCAAGGTTTATGTGGAGCGCGAAGGCTGGCCGCAGGTTCATCGCCAACGGTTCAACGGCCTTGAAGCCTTGATCGAAGCGCTGGGAGAGATGAACCTCAAGCACGTAGGCTGACGGGTCAGTCCTGGGTTTTTGAAAGCGTCGGAATGCGCTGCTCCAGCACCTGGTGCAGCGCGCTGTCGGCCGGCCAGTTGCGCATGAAGCGCGCGCGGTCCTTGGCAAAAGCGGCGGCGAAAGAGGCGTGGGAGCTGTGCTGACACATCGCATCCAGATCGATGAGCGACCAGCGATCCTCGTGCCAGAAGACGTTATGACCCTTCAGATCGCCGTGGCTGATGCGTTCGCGAATCAACTGTGCAAACAGCACATCCAGCGCCTGTAGCTCGGCTTCGGGCGCATTGCCTGACGCTACAAAAGGCGCAAAGCGTTCAATGACGTCAGGCCCGGGCAAGTATTCGGTCACCAGGTACGCCTCGCGACGCAGCCACAGGAAACGTCTCTCAAGGAGCGCCAGAGGCTTGGGTGTGGCAATGCCGAGAAACTCCAGCCGATTGCCTTCTCGCCATGAATGCCACGCACGGGACGGCCGCCAGAAGCGCTTGAGCCAGTGCGCAAGGTTCTTGATGTTATAACGCTTGATCACCAACTCGCGGCCGGCGACGTCTACCTTGGCGACGCTGGCCGCACCACCTGTTTTGTACAGATGACCGCCATCGACCAGCCCGTCCGCCCGCTCCAGAATCGGGAGCATCGTGGCCACCTCCTCACGGCGAATGGCGCGCAAGGCGAACGGCCCGTCTTCGACACTGAACAGGCTGCATTCACGGCCGATCTTGATCAGGTAATCGCGCAACCGCCAACTGCGCACCTTGTCGATCTGCTTTTGCAGCGCCTCGACCGGCAAGCCGTGCTCGCCGTTGCTCAGCAGGTAATAGACCAATAATTCCTCGGTGAAAGGCTCCAGCGACTTCGGCAACTGGGCAAAGAAGACGCCAAGGTTCTCCAGCACCTTTTGCCGGGACAACGGCTTGCCCGCTTCCTCGACGCGAATGCCCGCGCCGTCGATCAAATACAACGTCGAGCCCTGACGCAGCAGGTTGTCCAGATGCAGGTCCTCTTGCCAAAGGCCTTTGGCGTGCATCTGGCCCACGGCGGCCAAGGCATCGCCGAGCACCGACTGTTGTTCAGCGGCCAATGGGGGCAGGCTCTCTACGGATTTCCAGGCATCGCCCAGGCTCTGGGCTTGATCCAGAAATTCGAACAGCAACCAGCCGCCCTCACCTTCCTGCAGACCGTCAGCCAGCAGCAATGGGGTTGGCAAACGCTGTTTCGCCAATGCCTGCACGCCGTCGCGTTCACGCTGAAAGTGTCGAGGGGCTTTCGACCCAACCAGCAACTTGGCCAACACCGTGCGCCCGCGCCAAATGCCAGCACCAACATAACGCTGACCCGGCAGCACGCGCAGCAGGCTGAGCAACTGAAGCTCGGCAGGACCCGCCGCATCCTCCAGGGCAATGCTCATTGGCAGTGCCGGAGTGCGGCCGGCGTTTTTCAGTTCAGACAAACGCATCGGCGCCCTCTTTTATCAAGCCCGGATCCAGACCGCAGATCTGAGCGGCAAT
The nucleotide sequence above comes from Pseudomonas lutea. Encoded proteins:
- a CDS encoding lipopolysaccharide kinase InaA family protein — its product is MHPLEHSAYLALRENATVLEADGSGDKVLLLEDGTILKLFRRKRLLSSALLFPYAQRFADNIDALKKRGVPCPDVIATYRISSISRDAVRYTPLPGLTIRQVLKQSGENAPLRAELGTFIANLHDRGVYFRSLHLGNVILTPESKLGLIDISDMKCQRRALSESKRLRNFQHLLRYKEDRAWLVDSDAGAAFVSAYTRGRSPHFTTRLQALLD
- a CDS encoding glycosyltransferase, translating into MTRSAERHVLQFCHGYDGPFLDCARQYASLFAGRGYRVTTVFLTGAADAEVAASCASDEVLFMEYSSKAIGGMKLAAIRDLRKIAASRSFHFCITHRFKPTYIALLATKLPVIGVHHAFGDYRRRSRKVMANMFRARLSLLGVSDAVRDDIRKCLPKWPADRIQTLYNRIHVDQLTATLLSREQAREALGLAQDAWVVGNVGRLHPDKDQSTLLKGFAQALPDLPAGSQLVILGQGRLEQDLKHLAGELGIGNHVLLTGQVLQASRYFRAFDVFALSSDHEPFGMVLLEAMVAGVPLLATACGGAREVVEGVGILFPLGGVDGLAQGLVHLSRMDAELRQSCAEAMLQRLNDRFSDEAVKAVFWQLPQVVALTSET
- a CDS encoding carbamoyltransferase, which encodes MALTILGLSGALSHDPSAALYIDGKLVAAAEEERFVRDKHAKNRMPYESAKFCLEQAGIKPSDVDVVAIPFAPISLFGEARWHYAKRYWYAPDRALDAILMGNRRYKRYRNKIVWCLEQLGFDPKKIKIEPVEHHLAHASSAYHCSGFKEKTAILGIDGKGEYATTFFGYGENGKIHKIKEFFDPDSLGGLYGAITEFLGFEMLDGEFKVMGMAPYGDATKYDFSRLASFENGELVINTEYANVIGLRRYKEKGKGFYFSPKLIEWLGPKREGDIADEPYIHYAASMQALFEKLSLQMIDHYLGDILKETGKLAFAGGCALNVKLNQKIIARPDVKELFVQPASGDAGTAVGAAAYVSHARGVPVEKMEHVYLGPSYSNEDVIAACARHPSKPKWRKIDNTPEHIAKIMVEGNPVAWFQGRMEFGPRALGGRSIIGCPSIPGVADRINHQIKFRERWRPFCPSMLDTVAPQMIKIDHPAPFMTFTFEVAEEWKTRVPEVVHEDGTSRAQVLKREYNPRYYDMMKALEDLTGNGVSLNTSLNRRGEPMICSPTDALNMFFGSDLEYLIMEDILVVKDGVDSHDTLS
- a CDS encoding lipopolysaccharide core biosynthesis protein; translated protein: MLRVETRGERRWLLGRDLEVCLQGFGHSRHSATGPVFLLASGPSASEFPLQRYRSLPVVAMNGSIVRCVDEGIKPFYYLCDDPNFVIGRPELALLGVAHGEHLAMSLDVLQAIHAADATALNGKKIYLLERVNRQDGKAVLSDRAYAWSIRHDEELISDFSLLRRKPNRIGFSLNLKRGYFGSRTIPFGALQLACHLGFRQVFVVGMDLRQSGGRFYEKGAAALPSSLDEDFEQYILPSFTLMARRILPRTGMQVFNLSAVSRMPERVIPKITLQRLDELLGAELAGLSAASSQAAPGDAS
- a CDS encoding O-antigen ligase family protein yields the protein MSRRSFAISPLVCTVLLLFAYLFINSVMADDDLKSMRRILLILVFFVGVGLVRPIGNFDWEKILKLSVLVVALFAAFSMINLAAHGAFVLGYRQMLLASSGVPDVADFGNTIVAGMNYGLFLLGGIWLTLRSRRRTEIALWLVCCAVIAIYIYFTFARSAWLASSVGGLVLLSTMTSGKLRRNILIPAAVIVALVLVFGFSELAYEVQTRGVTGRNEVWAAVFERLSGHWWFGVGAGTPLGDVRLSTGQVVRNTHGLYFEVLYQFGVVGLALLLATMLHAGACLLRARQTSELARLWLAILCSAGVVMTVELHTFVGSPNVVWEWLWLPLAGAVAISREARRAEG